The Pseudomonadota bacterium genome segment CGGTATCGGCGGTCGCCGGGCAGGGCATTCAGGGAAAGATTGAGGGTCGCAACCTCAAGCTGGGTAGCGCTGCCTTTACCGGCGACGTCACCCAGGCAGACGAACCGCTGATCCTCGCGGACGAAACCGGTGTTCTGGGCTGGGTTGAGGTCACCGACCCCTGGCGGGAGGATACGGCCAAGACGCTCAGCCGCCTCGCTGCCGCCGGAATCAGGATCGTTATTGCCAGCGGGGATCACGACAAGCGGGTCCAGCGCGCCGCCGCCGAACTGGGCATTCGATTCGCTGCGGGCGAGCTGAGGCCCGATCAGAAGCTCACGCTCCTCCGTCAGCTGCAGGCTGAGGGAGAAACCGTTTTGGCGTTGGGTGACGGCGTCAACGATAGCGGGCTACTGGGTGGGGCTGATGTGTCTGTTGCGATGGCCGAGGGAGCCGACCTCGCGACCGCTGGCGCGGACGTGGTTCTGACGGGCCGCAGACTAGGGCCGCTGCTGATGTTGCTAACGGCAGCCCGCTATTGCCGCATGATCGTCCGGCAGAATCTCATCTGGGCGGTAGCGTATAACGTGATTGCGGTGCCGTTTGCGGCGGCCGGACTGATCGGCCCGGGCCTGGCAGCACTCGGGATGTCAGCCAGCTCGCTGGTCGTCATCCTCAACGCCGCCAGGCTGGCAAAAATGGATCTGGCTGCCGGCGAATCCCAATCCCCTGGCGCTGCAGACCGCAACAGCGTTCCCCAGCCACAACCGGCTTAGCTGACGACATACCAATATGAAGATACTGTTTTTATTGATACCCCTGAGCCTGATGCTTCTCAGCGTTGCCGTCTGGGGCTTCTTCTGGATGGTCCGCCATCGCCAGTTCGAGGATATGGACGCCGCCGCATGGCGGATCCTGCCCGATGACGTCACTCCAGCGAATCGCACCAACGATGAATGAACCACTGACCATCGGGGCGGCGCTCATCGCCGGTTTGGTCGGAAGCGGCCACTGCCTGGGCATGTGCGGACCGCTGGCCGCGCTGGCCGGGCTCAATCGACAGGGTCGCGGGGCGGCCGCAGCTTCGGCGCTCACCCACAATCTGGGCCGGCTGCTCAGCTACGGGCTGCTCGGCGCACTGATCGGGGCGCTGGGCATGGCTGCCGGCTCGCTCGCACCCGTCGCCGCGGCGGGCCCGGCGCTGCGCATTGCGCTTGGCGTGATCCTGGTATTGCTGGGTCTGCAGCTTGTTGCCCCGCGTTTTCGGCTCAACCCGCTCGATCTCGTCAGCCGCAAGCTGGGCGTACCGCTGTGGCGGCGCCTGCAGCCGCTGACCCTAAAACTCAACCAGCGGAAGGGATTTGCCGCCAACCTGGCGCGGGGCATGCTCTGGGGCTGGCTCCCCTGTGGATTGGTGTACAGCCTGCTGGCTCTGGCTGCGGTGTCGGGTTCTGCCACGAGTGGCTCGCTGGTCATGGTGGCTTTCGGCGTCGGCACCCTTCCCGCCATGCTGGGCGTTGGCCTCCTCGGCAGCCCGCTGGCAGGCCTGTCCAAGGCGCGCCTGAAGCCCCTGATGGGAGCGATGATGATCGCCAGCGGTTTTGCCGTGTCCGCGATGCCGGTGATGCACCTGAGCGGCGCCCATGATCATAGTCACGCTCACCAGGCGCCTCAGCCTAGCGAGGATGGCGCGCACCACGAGCATCACCGACACTAATCGATCGTGGCCTATTCCGTTTGCCGGGAAAAGTAGTCGACCTGGTGCAGCATTCGCACGAGGTGCGCAAGGTTTCTTACCCCCATTTTCTCCATGAC includes the following:
- the ccoS gene encoding cbb3-type cytochrome oxidase assembly protein CcoS, which translates into the protein MKILFLLIPLSLMLLSVAVWGFFWMVRHRQFEDMDAAAWRILPDDVTPANRTNDE
- a CDS encoding sulfite exporter TauE/SafE family protein, which translates into the protein MNEPLTIGAALIAGLVGSGHCLGMCGPLAALAGLNRQGRGAAAASALTHNLGRLLSYGLLGALIGALGMAAGSLAPVAAAGPALRIALGVILVLLGLQLVAPRFRLNPLDLVSRKLGVPLWRRLQPLTLKLNQRKGFAANLARGMLWGWLPCGLVYSLLALAAVSGSATSGSLVMVAFGVGTLPAMLGVGLLGSPLAGLSKARLKPLMGAMMIASGFAVSAMPVMHLSGAHDHSHAHQAPQPSEDGAHHEHHRH